The nucleotide sequence GGCTGTTAAAGGTGTTCGAAATTCATGAGAAAAATTTGCTAAAAAATCAGTTCGTATATTTTCAATTCTTTGCCGTTCACCTTCGACTTTATCTAACTTTTCTGACATATGATTTATTGTAGCTGCCAACTCACCAAGCTCATCAGCAGAATCAATCGTAATCCTTTGGTTAAAGTTCCCCATGCCAATTTCAGAAACAGCTCGATTGATTTTCTGTAATGGACGAGAAATTGTCCATGATAAGTAAGAAACAAAAATCGTTGAAATTAAAACTCCAACTAAAATTAGCCATAAAATCGATTCACGGATATTCCCTATAACTTCGTTCATTCCTTTGACAGGCGAATGCAAAACAACACCACCATAAACGGTAGAATCTTTTCCTAAAGGAACAACAACAGAAAGCATTGGTTCCTTCAACCCTTCAAAATCCAATTCATTTACTACTTCCCGACCACTAATAACATTCTTCAGAACAGTACTTGATACAGACTTTCCGATATAGACCTCATCTTCAGTAGATGTAGCAGTGATTTCCCCTTCACTATTAAAAATCCAAATTTCAACATCGAATGATTCATCGTAAAACGCCAACTTTTCCTGCAAGTTTTGATCTATACTTTGATCATGAATGGCTACATTGATCTTTTTCGCTTGGCGTAATAATTCTTCTTGTTTTGTATCAAAAATGTACCCTTTAACAAAATAAGATAATAACAATCCCACTGCCCCAAGCCCAATTAGCACAGTAAAAAGGTAACTAAATAATAGTCGAAGAAATATGCTTTTACTCCAATGGAAGGTCATGTCTCTACCTCAAATTTATATCCAATCCCCCACACGGTTTGAATGAAATTTCTTTTTAATTTCTCGCGTATTTTCTTAACATGAACATCAACTGTACGAATATCACCTATATAATCATATCCCCAAACCTGCTCTAAGAGCTGTTCTCGTGTATAAACACTACCGGGCGATTTTGCCATGTGTACGAGTAAGTCAAATTCCCTTGGACGAAAATTAATAACCTCTCCTCGAACTAATACTTCCCGACGATTAATATCAATCTTTAATTCTCCAAATTCATAGGTGAAAGCTTTAGTATCACGACTATTTTTACTGCTTTCTGCAACCGAGTCCATTCGTCGAAAAATGGCTTTAATACGAGCAACTAATTCTCTTGGACTAAAGGGTTTCGTAACATAATCGTCAGCACCGAGCTCTAACCCTAATATGCGATCAAATTCTTCTGTTTTAGCAGTTAGCATGATAATTGGTACATTCGAGTGCTTACGAACTTCTCGACATACATCATAACCGTCCAATTCCGGCATCATAATATCCAAGATTAATAAATCCGGAGATTCGCTATCAACTAAACTTACGGCTGCTTTCCCATTAGGAGCTTCAATTAATTCTATATTTTGTTCCTCAAAATAAATCCGAATAATTTCACGAACATTAACATCATCATCCGCGATGAGTACTTTGGACATGAAGTTCACTCCTTTAAAGATCTGTGTCAGCCATAACTTTCGATAATACGTGCCGACTTTTGGGGTATTTTATTATTACAAGTCGATAACATATTCATTACAACTAGATTCTAAAAAAGAAAGAAGTTATCTCAAGTGGTTTAACTAACCTCTTAAGACAACTTCAACATACGATTCAAATGAATTGTTCCACCGTGCATTTCCTAGTAGGAATACACACGCTCCCTAACGTCAATATGTAGGGTTAATCCGCTTGTATATTCTAAGCCAAATGAAAAAATCACACCATTATACTCCTCATCACTAGTTACAGGTTTCACTCCCATATGTAAGTCATCTTGCAACGGTAACGAACATTGTTCCTCACCATTAACCGACTCCATGTAAATCATGTTATTTTTTATATCTTTAATTTTCATTTTATTAAGTAACACATTGACACAGAAACCTTCTGGGGATAATAAAGTAATAAATAGGTCTCTGCCCTGAAATTGATCGAGTAATGTTATTAAATGGTTAACCATAGTTCCTCCCACTGTTTGTTACGCCCATTCATTATTCGTAAAAACAGGAATCCAGAAAGGATTCCTGCTCTTTACCTAAATGTTTGATTCATAATTTAGCGCTTATTTTAAAAAGGAAATGAAGTTCTGATAAGCAGAACGAACTTTATCGTAATATCCAACTAAATTATCCATAAGTTTTATTGAGGATCTATTTTCTACCTGACTTTCAGTAGTAACTTCTGCCAAATCATCGCTTAGAGCGCCATCACCCTTAACCTCAGTTTCAGAATCCACTTCTAATTCAGCTTGATCGCCATCAGTAGATAAATCATCGTTATTAACTGTATCTTCAATTACTTCTTCAGTTTCATCTGTTACTTCTGTTGATTCGTCGATGACTTCTTCTGTTGTTTCTGCAGCTTCATCCGTTACTTCTGGTGCTTCGTCGATAACTTCTTCTGTTGTTTCTGCAACTTCATCCATTGCTTCTGTTGCTTCGTCAACTTCTTCTTCTGTTGTTTCTGCAGCTTCATCCGTTACTTCTGGTGCTTCGTCGATAACTTCTTCTGTTGTTTCTGTTGCTTCATCCGTTACTTCTGGTGTTTCGTCGATAACTTCTTCTGTTGTTTCTGCAACTTCATCCGTTACTTCTGGTGTTTCGTCGATAACTTCTTCCTCACTTGCTTCGTCATCCAAAATTTCGTCAATCAAATCAAGGTTTTCAAAGTAGTTCGTAATATAAAGCTGTTGGAAGCTAATTAATTTCTCATAGTCATCAAAGATTGACTGATATCTATCAAATACTATGTCATTGCTCTCTTCTGCACCTTCAGTGGTTTCGTCTTCACCTTCTGTGCCTTCTTCTACATCTTCAGTGGTTTCGTCTTCATCTTCTGCGCTTTCTTCTACACCTTCAGTAGCTTCGTCTTCATCTTCTGCGCTTTCTTCTACACCTTCAGTGGCTTCGTCTTCATCTTCTGCGCTTTCTTCTACACCTTCAGTAGCTTCGTCTTCATCTTCTGCGCTTTCTTCTACACCTTCAGTGGCTTCGTCTTCATCTTCTGCGCTTTCTTCTACACCTTCAGTAGCTTCGTCTTCATCTTCTGCGCTTTCTTCTACACCTTCAGTGGCTTCGTCTTCATCTTCTGCGCTTTCTTCTACACCTTCAGCACCTTCTTCTCCATCTTCAGTGGCTTCATCTTCATCTTCGGTGGCTTCATCTTCACCTTGATCAAGAAAATGATAATTTCCTTGTGCGACTTCTCTCATTATTTTTCCTTTTCCAGGTGAGCCTTCAATTGATGTAGCTACTTCAGAAACGATATCGCCATGATTCTTAGCCTGAACTTCTAATTCATCAGCTGATACTGGTGCTCCTGCAGCTAAAAACGTGCTTGCCAACATTGATGTTGATAAAACTAAAGGGAATATTTTTTTTGATGATTTAATATGATCTGTTTTTGCATTCATTTCTTTTTTAATAACCATTTTTCTCCTCCTACGTTTTCCAAAGATATTTTTCCTATTTAATCAGCATTAGATGTTTAATCTATTAGGTGTTTAAAATTCAAACCCCCTTTTTACTGATGTAAAGCAGCTCTCTTAACTCTGCTATCGTATACTCTAGAGGAAAAATGTAACCAAACTATTATCTAAGTAATAAAAAACTATTATCATTTTATGACCATCGTTAATTTGATTTTCTCCAAATAAAAAAGGGCTGCTAAGATTCTTAAAATCTCAGCAGCCCAAAGAATTAACGACTTCTTAACCATTTTTCAAAATACTATCTACAGCTGTTCGGTCTGTTGTCTTCACTAGCTTCTTTAACAGCTCTTTCGCTGCCGCGTAATCATCGACATGAACCATCGAGGCTGATGTATGAATGTAACGTGAGCAGATACCAATGACCGCAGAAGGAACACCGTTTCCTGTCGTGTGGACACGTCCAGCATCCGTGCCACCTTGGGAAATGAAATATTGATACGGGATATCATTCGTTTCCGCTGTATCTAAGACAAAATCGCGCATGCCACGGTGTGTCACCATCGTACGATCAAAAATGCGCAATAATGCTCCCTTTCCTAGCTGACCAAATGCATCCTTATCACCTGTTGCATCATTTGCTGGGCTGGCATCTAGCGCATAGAAGATATC is from Desertibacillus haloalkaliphilus and encodes:
- a CDS encoding sensor histidine kinase, which produces MGLLLSYFVKGYIFDTKQEELLRQAKKINVAIHDQSIDQNLQEKLAFYDESFDVEIWIFNSEGEITATSTEDEVYIGKSVSSTVLKNVISGREVVNELDFEGLKEPMLSVVVPLGKDSTVYGGVVLHSPVKGMNEVIGNIRESILWLILVGVLISTIFVSYLSWTISRPLQKINRAVSEIGMGNFNQRITIDSADELGELAATINHMSEKLDKVEGERQRIENIRTDFLANFSHEFRTPLTAMQGFIEALQDDLIAEKGRKKYYNVMYEETMNLNCLVDDLMDLIKLRSQETKLLKETVHVNHALEKVLLKFQTAVEEKGLSFKVRSEEESLFIYADPSRLNQVIDNLLANALKFTNEGSISITAKRNGENIELIISDTGIGISEADLPYIWERFFKVDRGRAKENKGTGLGLAIVKELIELHDGNVSVHSQIGVGTTFSITLPSVTE
- a CDS encoding response regulator transcription factor encodes the protein MSKVLIADDDVNVREIIRIYFEEQNIELIEAPNGKAAVSLVDSESPDLLILDIMMPELDGYDVCREVRKHSNVPIIMLTAKTEEFDRILGLELGADDYVTKPFSPRELVARIKAIFRRMDSVAESSKNSRDTKAFTYEFGELKIDINRREVLVRGEVINFRPREFDLLVHMAKSPGSVYTREQLLEQVWGYDYIGDIRTVDVHVKKIREKLKRNFIQTVWGIGYKFEVET